In a single window of the Nicotiana tomentosiformis chromosome 10, ASM39032v3, whole genome shotgun sequence genome:
- the LOC104112758 gene encoding uncharacterized protein: MGDFNTILTSENRINGNPVQEIEIRDFKNFLMDAGLDELKTVGRQYIWSNIHVHSRIGGILANAEWIQQWSHMEGIVMNPGFSDHCPLSLGFDITNQAGMRPFKFLICFASLSEFDATVKQIWRSSKRGSAMLSMWNKLKTLKGALKELNKQEFSGIESKIQATKGRLKCIKDQMNIPGQDAERVALEKATKLELEKWLMVEENVLKQKSRIQWLKLGDSNTAYYHVFMKNRQVRNSISRLITSTGQILQNPTEVEEKILSFYMGLLGTAATQLPVVSPEIMQNGHILNRRQ, encoded by the coding sequence ATGGGTGACTTCAATACTATCCTGACTAGTGAAAATAGGATTAATGGTAACCCTGTCCAAGAGATTGAGATAAGGGATTTCAAGAATTTCCTAATGGATGCAGGATTAGATGAGCTGAAAACTGTGGGAAGGCAATACATATGGTCTAATATCCATGTCCATAGTAGGATTGGTGGAATCCTGGCAAATGCAGAATGGATACAACAATGGTCTCACATGGAGGGAATCGTTATGAATCCAGGTTTTTCTGATCATTGTCCTCTCAGTTTGGGGTTTGACATCACTAACCAAGCAGGCATGAGACCTTTCAAATTTCTCATATGCTTCGCAAGCCTAAGTGAGTTTGATGCAACTGTAAAGCAAATCTGGAGGAGCAGCAAAAGAGGATCTGCCATGCTATCTATGTGGAACAAGCTCAAAACACTGAAAGGGGCCCTGAAAGAACTGAACAAACAAGAGTTTAGTGGAATAGAGAGCAAGATACAAGCAACAAAAGGGAGGTTAAAATGTATAAAAGACCAAATGAATATCCCAGGTCAAGATGCTGAGAGAGTAGCCCTTGAAAAAGCTACAAAGTTAGAATTGGAGAAATGGTTGATGGTTGAGGAAAATGTTCTGAAACAAAAATCTAGAATACAATGGCTTAAACTTGGAGATTCCAATACAGCATACTACCATGTTTTCATGAAAAACAGACAAGTAAGGAATAGTATTAGCAGATTAATCACTAGCACTGGGCAAATCCTACAAAATCCAACTGAAGTGGAGGAAAAAATTCTAAGCTTCTATATGGGTCTGCTTGGTACTGCAGCAACACAACTACCAGTTGTTAGCCCAGAGATCATGCAGAATGGCCATATATTAAATAGGAGGCAATAA
- the LOC138900426 gene encoding uncharacterized protein: MWMHYLYAINGDIYMDHKSIQYIFKQKELNLRQRRWLELLKDYDVDILYHPGKANVVADALNNRSMGSLSYLLPKKSDIAREIHQLANLGVRLLDSGGTGVTIQDTTTSSLGTEVNERQYEDLVLAHYRDTTPQKEKTPLEITGDGVLRYRD; encoded by the coding sequence atgtggatgcACTATCTGTATGCCATAAATGGtgatatctatatggatcataagagcattcagtatatattcaagcaaaaggaattgaatttacgtcagagacgatggttggagctactaaaagactatgatgttgatattttataccatccaggaaaggcgaatgtagtagctgaTGCTCTCAAtaatagatctatgggtagcttatcaTATTTACTGCCAAAGAAGAGTGATATAGCtcgtgagattcatcagctagctaatcttggagttcgactactagattcaggtggtaccggagttactattcaggacacgacaacatcctctctaGGAACTGAAGTGAACGAACGCCAGTATGAAGATCTTGTGCTAGCTCACTacagagatacaacccctcaaaaggagaagacaccattggagattacaggagatggagtcctcagatatcgagattga